In Ahaetulla prasina isolate Xishuangbanna chromosome 10, ASM2864084v1, whole genome shotgun sequence, the genomic window tcagctATTTGGTTATCGAACAGTGAAATAGAGATTGCCATTCCGTATAAATATAGAAATGCCAATGTTTGCTTTTCTGTATTTGATATACTTTTAGATATTTCAAAAATCTTGCCACTAAGCAACATTAAACTTCAGGGAAACAATAGAAGAACTGAACTCCACTGAAGAACATTGGGTTTCCCAGGACGTTCAATTAATTGTCTCTAAGTGCTTATTTAAGCAGAAATGTGGGTTATACATTGGGTAAATAATTTTTGTAGCATTGTAAGGAAGAATCCCCCCCCCTCAGAAAATGTGCATTAATAATCCTTTTAATAGCTTTTATGTGAGACCACTtccaaaaaaaatcaacattgtgATAAGAAATAGCTTGATCAACTCTAATGAAATTTGTTTTGTTCTTTGAACTCAATTATATATTGAGATTAATAAGATCAAGAATAAAATgccattaaaataatatattagaaGTACTCTTCTTAAAATGCCATTAAAAAAACTATAGGTCAAGTTATTTTCAGAGTAATTATCCTCCCCATCCAGTATGCTACAGAATTATGACATTCTATGAAAACAAATTAGTTTTATATTTATGCCAAGCAGATTGTCAAAACAGCTGCTCAGCAATATATATTTCattaatagaatatagaaatacaCTTGGGAcatttaaaattaacttttaaaattaaaagctaAAGCCTCTTGTTTTGTAGCtgtgctattttattgttttttcagGTTACTCTGGTCACATTTAATTCTACAAACAGAGTTGTGCTCAGTGGTCCATTAAATAGGTTTTATTACCAAGAGTTAAATTAATATTTGGCGTTTATGCTCATAATGGTAATCTGTGATTTCTACCTCAAATCTATAGTTTGTAGTGTTTGTCATATGCTAATTCATGGTTTCTTGAACAAGCTACCAGCCCTTTATGTGATGTGTCAAATGCAAAAGATCAGGTCCACACATGATGgtccaattaaattgatttattgataaacagcctatgcataggaatcttctcaactaaatcATTGGTACCGTCTTCAAATTAGATAAGTGTCCACAGAATTCAAAGTCGGTTTGGACTTAATTCACTTGTGACTACATAGAGATTCTAGTGCTGGTCCTTCTTTTAACTCCAtccccagcttctgccactcCTCCTCCTACATCTTGTTTGTTTTAGCTTAGCATAAATTGAACATAGACAATTATGATTTATTAAGTTATAAAGGTTTGGTTTACACAACAGCTATAAACCATCTATCCTATTAAGCCCAAACCAAACTAACAATATTTTGGATTAACATAATATGTAAACACAGACTCATTTTCTGTTTTAGCTGGCAAATCAGAAATGAAAACGTAGCTTGGATTAACTTTATAAACCACATAAGGGCATTTGCAGGAGAGAATAAAATGATGAAATTCATATAATTTTTCTAGTGTATCATGAAATAAATCGTGTAAGAGAATCCTTTATACTAACGAACAGAAAATGTTGAGCAAATGGAAAATGATATTAAATAAACATAGTTCCAAACTAAGTTTTACTTTTTTGTTTAGAAGCCAGTATTTTCCTAGATTTAGGGGGCCCTTGGACAGTCACTCATGGTTTGATTAATGTGCTGTACATTGGGATTTGAATCATCTTTGTTCAATATGTACATGAAATATCTTTGTATTTTAGCTTGTAGAGACCTCCTTGAAAGGTGAAATTGCCTTTGATCCCAGAAGTGCCTACTATCTTTGGTTTGTGATGGATTTTTGTGATGGAGGTGATATGAATGAATACCTCCTATCCCGAAAGCCCAGCCGTAAGACCAACACTAGTTTTATGCTTCAGCTCAGCAGTGCCCTGGCTTTTCTGCacaaaaatcagatcattcaccgTGACCTCAAGCCTGACAACATCTTGATCTCTCAAAGCAGGATGGATGCTAGTGACTTGGAACCTACTTTGAAAGTAGCTGACTTTGGCCTAAGCAAGGTTTGTTCAGCATCAGGACAAAATCCCGAGGAGCCTGTGAATGTAAATAAATGTTTTCTGTCTACAGCTTGTGGCACAGACTTCTACATGGCTCCTGAAGTTTGGGAAGGTCACTACACTGCCAAAGCAGACATTTTTGCATTGGGGATTATCATCTGGGCAATGTTAGAAAGAATCACTTTCGTAGACACGGAGACAAAGAAAGAACTCTTGGGCAGCTACGTGAAACAAGGGACTGAGATTGTACCTGTTGGAGAGGCATTGCTGGAAAATCCAAAAATGGAACTACTCATACctgttaagaaaaagaaaatgaatgctCGCATGAAACAGCTGATTAAGGAAATGCTTGCTGCTAACCCACAAGACCGGCCAGATGCTTTTGAACTAGAACTCCGGTTAgtcaaaattgcttttaaagacaGCAGTTGGGACACGTGACTTGTGAAGTACTTTGCCTTTTTGGCAGAAATGTCTGTAACAATGGTGCAGCATTTTAAAGAAGCAAAAACCAGACTAACCCACATTTTAAGCGTTCAGGGTTCCATATGTTTTCCCCCATtgcatttctcttttatttttgtacGCTAAGCAAAAGTTGCTCTTCTTGTTTCAGTATCCAAATATGTATATTCCCAAGTTACATCTGTAAAAAGCTTTCCAACCTGTCAGAAAAATTAACTAGTTAGGCAATGGTTTTCTAGGAATACTTTATGGAATATTTCAAACATTCCAATTTCTTACTGTAGAACAGAGGTctttaaacttggcagctttaagatttgtggacttcaactcccagaattctccagccagcatagctggctgcttggagaattctgggagctaaagtttATGAGTCTTAaatctgccaagtttgaagacctctgctgtagaaTCTTGAATGCCCTTGAAGGAGAAGACTTGCATGCTGGTAATGCAAATCATCAGTCAACTTTGTAGAGTAaatgtgtatatatttatgtcaCAATGGGTGAGGTAACCCCTTCCAATATGGAAAAGATAGGTCCCAAATTTATAGAATTCATAGAATTGAATGATTGTGACACATTCTTTGATGCCCCAGCTTCTGTGTCCattcctttttcttccccttAAAACAATGTGATGACACAAAATGAGGTCTACAGTTTGATGCACAAGGAACCTCTGAATTCAAGCACTATAGGGAACATCTTAGTTTGGAAGGTTGTATTAAATAAGCTGATGGCTCATTCCAGTTGAGGTGCCAAAACTTTGTCGTGATACCCTACATTTAGCTACTTTTTTCAAGGATAACCAAATCATTATTTGGTTGACCCAGAGTTACTGGACACAGCTATATTTTGTATTTGACATTAAGTCTTATTTTAAttcaggaatttttttaaaaaaatctttaaatcttCAACTATGGTTCCCTTGTAATTTAGTTTGTTGTTTGGCAGAGATTAATTATCTCTGTTCCCCATACAGTTTGGGTGAAAATTAGAGAAAATTGGGCACTGTTTTCTTAACACATGTCCAGAGAGTCGCAGGTATAATTAGTTCAACCAGAAGTCTAAATGTTCATTCCATTACCATTGTGCCACACTGATGTGACATTACTACTATTGCCCGCTGTACTGGATCATAACTGGAGTCTGTACTGCTAAAGTGAATCTCTCCCTCTTTTTGTTTTCATCTGAAGCACTCAGCAGCCTGCTTCTCTCCCAGGCTACTGGCTTGCAGGTTGCAGCATTTTGTTCATACATACAGTTAAAAAGAATTGCAAACCTGGTACAATAAGCAAATGAAAACTCAGTTTATGAGTAAATACCGGTAGATAAATTTCATGAGAGGAAATAGTATAGCATATGTCTTCATGtcaaaaaaatgtcaaaaacatTTTATTGTACAGGTTGAAACTGTCCTGATGCCATCAGCTACTGCACAGAAACCAGAAAATGAACTCCCCCTATGTTTCCTTAAGAGAAGCACTGTAGAAATTATGTTTTAAAATCCTTGTTCGTTATATCTAGAACCTGAAAAGTAGATAAGAAAAGGTATTTGTTTACTCCTTAGCTGCTATGTCCACATTAAACAAGGGGACATTCAAGGGGATATATTTCTAAAACTTGAAAAATACATGGTGTGTTTTTTTGATCAGTGTAATTATCAGTCATGTAATATAATCCTTTGCTTGCTAATAATAAGCAAGTCTCACAGTTCAGTGAGGTAAGGCATAGGATTGTTACTTTAATAGTTGATACAATTTtggaaaatatcaaattaaaaaaattcgctaaaataacaaacaaatgtcGCATTAATACAGAGATATATTTTAAGAGAATTTCAACTAGGGTAACATATGTCTGGCTTGCAGTGCTAAATTGTTTTAGCTGAGGATCCAGGTAATGTTTGTTCTTTAACTGAGAGGATAAGCAAGGGCTTGATTTATATACATCTAGAATATCAAATTTTCGAAGTAATCAAACGTCTTCATTCTTTAAAGCACCATTTGTGCCTTTAGAGACAAGATTGCATTGCACATAGGATGACACTTCTATGGTTATCCTGTGCTTAATGACATTGTATCTCCCGTCAGCTGAACAGTTACATAATATTTGTGTCAAACAAAAGAATATGAGTGCAGGATCTTGACATCCTTATATATTAGAAAAACCAGCAACTCTCAACCACATATGTCCTAACTAGTTTGATTACTACATACAGTTTCTTGGCGCTTAACAAGTCTTTCAGATTTTTAGATATATTATTTGATGTACTTTTTAGTGCAGTGCAGAAGCTACAAATAGAGCAAATTATATATTGCCCAGTAACACAGTTAATGTTAAAAGTgcacttgtttctttttttaaaaagttggggaAACTTCCCTGGTCACTTCTCTTCATGGTGCTTAGTGTGTTGGCATTGAATGCCAACTTGATTGTTCCATTTATTACCTACTGAATAATTGTTCCTTAAAATCTCTGTGTgtgatttttgttgttgcttgTGTTTGGTCTGATTTCCTGTAAAATCTTTGAAACCAATTGTAGCAGTCACAGAACAATCCACCAgcgtaacataaaataaaaaataactcatCAGCACTTCAAAAGAGAAAGGAGTTTCAAAGCTTTCTCTTATaaattgtaaattttattttgtgaaaaattTATTAAGGGGGGAAATTATTGTGTAATTTATTGAGttcatggcttttttaaaaaaaaaataaaagtctgaATTGACCCATGAGttgtaatattatttttttattcttattagccaaatgaattatattttgttgattttttgAGGACACAATTTTACtgtgtagatagacagacaaaccaATGTTTTTTGAGCAAGGAGTTGAATTTGGGCAAATCTTGACATCTCATTACTTTCTCAAGCAGTTACAAAAAATGGCAATTGGTTTACTTGGCCTATTTTAGATGTCAATAAAAACAACATTAATAGATGGACAGTTTTGTCAATTGATTTACAAGCTTGGCTTCACTCTTAATTCTCAAACATGCTGTCATTGTTAGGATTACTGTTCTGCTTCTTAAATACCTGTTCTTCAAGTAATGTCCTTATTCAAGCATCAACAGGCACAAAGCTTAATCCGATTTCAGCTAGAGCTACACAGACTCTCTGATAGTCGTTCTATTGGATATGCTTGGCTATATAACATTGATGAGTAATTTTGTTCACTGTTCATTTCTGTGAAAGAAGTACAGAGTTTACTGTACAGATCCTGATTTGGACACACTTCCCAAAAATATCTATGGCTTAAGAGTATATTTTGGCTGATAAAATTAGCACTCCCTACTTCTGGGATCTGGTACATTTCATTTTAGAAACTTGAGAGAatttataaataagtaaatttcaTCTGTGGATCCAAAAACTAGCTTCTTGCAGAtcaggtttcaaaattttttgcttATACTGCCTCAACATACTTGCCCCTGCCCTAACTTTTGTGGGCTTATCTACACCTGTGGGAAATGCAGCTTTGTGTAGCAGCTTGCAGAATTTCAGTGTCATGTTTCTTACTTtcgatttgttttgttttctgacaACATTTCAAACAGTGCTCTTCCCCATttatcagccaatgagggcttctGGTTGAAACTGCAGCGTAATGATAGACCGTTGCCTGGTGCGGTTAGCTAGATAAATTTTTCATAGAGGAAGCTAAACAACATCTGAAGTTTCTGTCCTTTGAACACTTTACATATGAAAAGTCACACTGTTCGGTTGACTGCAAAAAAACTAAGCAAGATCAGACTTGGTTAGTGTTGGGGATAAACCAGAACATTTCTGTTTAGTATTTAAGTCTACCAAAACATACTAAgagttagactagactagatagtACTGTAAGAAAAATATTCTGGAAGAAGACAAAGACCAAACATTTCCATATTGCTACTACAAAAACTACAAGGAGTTTTCTGAATGAGTTTAATCTAATTTAAACAGTTTCTCCAATCTGGATGGTTCATTTTAATCATAGTTTGTTAATCCACAATGACCTAAGCCATAAACCATGTTTATAATCGCAGTGACTGGGTTCAAATCCAAACAAATAATGTTATGGCTTAAGATGATATGTAGACAGCTTTGTGCAGCTTTATGTTGAAATCTATTTCATCCATAATGAAATCTATGCTCTTTATTTCCTGGAGATCTTTATACATAGTTTGCTTTCTCACGCCTACTTTATGATGTTACTGTGAGCCAGTATTTTGACAGGTCATCTTgtcattcctttaaaaaaaacaaccaccatttTCTCCACCAAGATAAACTACAACATCACAAAGCATTGAGAAATATTGATGTCCCTCTGAATTCTTCAGGCTGGACAACCTATAAAATAAATAGACCAGTAACCAGACCAAATCAAATATTTTCTAGGCGTGATAAAAAGAAATGTGAGGTCTTTGTTTTTCAAGATGGCGTGTTAAGTAGGCTGGGTTAATGCAaaaactggaggaggaggaggaatcaaTAGTGATGTTTTCTTAATTTATGGGTTGAGCAATTCTGGCCAGAAATGCATAAGATATAGGATAATACTGTAGCAACTGGGAATTGTTGCAGTACCTTTTATACCCTCCAGGTGATACATTTCTCTAGAAtttgtttcaaattttatttttctttgcttggTGATCACTGCATTCAGTTCGGTATTCTCATCTGAAGGACAAATGCAATAACAACAAGTGAATAATCAAAACAAGCACCAGAATACTCAGAGGCACCTATTCTTAAATCTGACATTCATGTCATTTCCGTACAACTCTTGTTGGGGAATCTTatctttcaggggggaaaaaaaccaatgcaCGACATATTTGGCAAGCAGGAAATCTATTTCCTAATCCTGCTCGGGTTCACTTCCTGAGAAAGGTTGAGTAAATGACTGGAGGAAAGCTACTTCCATAGAAGTGATGAATTCCTTTTTCCAGTGTCATCCCACCCTTgtgtcaaaataataata contains:
- the PDIK1L gene encoding serine/threonine-protein kinase PDIK1L codes for the protein MVSSQPKYDLIREVGRGSYGVVYEAVVRKTSARVAVKKIRCHAPENVELALREFWALSSIKSQHPNVIHLEECILQKDGMVQKMSHGSSSSLYLQLVETSLKGEIAFDPRSAYYLWFVMDFCDGGDMNEYLLSRKPSRKTNTSFMLQLSSALAFLHKNQIIHRDLKPDNILISQSRMDASDLEPTLKVADFGLSKVCSASGQNPEEPVNVNKCFLSTACGTDFYMAPEVWEGHYTAKADIFALGIIIWAMLERITFVDTETKKELLGSYVKQGTEIVPVGEALLENPKMELLIPVKKKKMNARMKQLIKEMLAANPQDRPDAFELELRLVKIAFKDSSWDT